The proteins below are encoded in one region of Girardinichthys multiradiatus isolate DD_20200921_A chromosome 19, DD_fGirMul_XY1, whole genome shotgun sequence:
- the pabpc4 gene encoding polyadenylate-binding protein 4, giving the protein MNTATGSYPMASLYVGDLHPDITEAMLYEKFSPAGPVLSIRVCRDMITRRSLGYAYVNFSQPADAERALDTMNFDVVKGKPIRIMWSQRDPSLRKSGVGNVFIKNLDKSIDNKALYDTFSAFGNILSCKVVCDENGSKGYAFVHFETQDAADRAIEKMNGMLLNDRKVFVGRFKSRKEREAELGAKAKEFTNVYIKNFGDDMNDERLKELFEKYGKTLSVKVMADSSGKSRGFGFVSFEKHEDANKAVEEMNGTELNGKTVFVGRAQKKMERQAELKRKFEQLKQERISRYQGVNLYIKNLDDTIDDEKLRKEFSPFGSITSAKVMLEEGRSKGFGFVCFSSPEEATKAVTEMNGRIIGSKPLYVALAQRKEERKAHLTNQYMQRIAGMRAMPANAIINQFQPTSGYFMPAVPQAQNRTTYYAPNQLAQMRPNPRWQQQGGRGQGGFQGMSNSLRQPGPRANLRHMTPSSGAQGPRGAGQIMGPRQSMGVPRAMPPYKYATSVRNPNPQVVQPIALQQVQPAVHVQGQEPLTASMLAAAPPQEQKQMLGERLFPLIQAMHANLAGKITGMLLEIDNSELLHMLESHESLRSKVEEAVAVLQAHQAKKDATQKVGGMANTAPATS; this is encoded by the exons ATGAACACCGCGACGGGGAGTTATCCAATGGCTTCTCTCTACGTTGGCGACCTGCACCCCGACATCACGGAGGCTATGCTGTACGAGAAGTTCAGCCCCGCCGGACCGGTACTCTCTATTCGGGTCTGCAGAGACATGATCACCCGGCGCTCTCTCGGATACGCTTATGTGAACTTCTCGCAGCCCGCTGACG CCGAGAGAGCCCTGGACACCATGAACTTTGACGTGGTGAAAGGGAAGCCAATCAGGATCATGTGGTCCCAGAGAGACCCCTCTCTGAGGAAGTCTGGCGTGGGCAACGTTTTCATCAAGAACCTTGACAAGTCCATTGACAACAAAGCCCTGTATGACACCTTCTCTGCCTTTGGAAACATCCTCTCCTGCAAG GTTGTGTGTGATGAAAATGGCTCAAAGGGCTACGCGTTTGTCCACTTCGAGACGCAGGACGCAGCAGATCGTGCCATTGAGAAGATGAATGGCATGCTACTGAATGACCGCAAGGT GTTTGTGGGTCGTTTCAAATCTCGAAAAGAGCGGGAGGCTGAACTCGGTGCCAAAGCCAAGGAGTTTACCAATGTTTACATCAAAAACTTTGGTGATGACATGAACGACGAACGACTGAAAGaactttttgaaaaatatg GTAAAACTCTGAGTGTAAAGGTGATGGCGGACTCCTCTGGCAAATCTAGGGGGTTCGGGTTTGTTAGTTTTGAGAAACACGAGGATGCAAACAAG GCTGTGGAGGAAATGAATGGCACCGAGCTGAATGGTAAGACCGTTTTTGTGGGCCGAGCTCAGAAGAAGATGGAGCGACAAGCAGAGCTGAAGAGGAAGTTTGAGCAGCTCAAACAAGAAAGAATCAGTCGATATCAG GGAGTTAATCTTTACATCAAGAACCTCGACGATACAATCGACGATGAAAAATTGCGTAAGGAGTTTTCTCCATTTGGTTCGATTACAAGTGCCAAG GTGATGTTAGAAGAAGGCCGTTCAAAAGGCTTTGGCTTCGTCTGCTTCTCTTCCCCCGAAGAGGCCACCAAGGCTGTGACAGAGATGAACGGACGTATCATTGGCTCCAAACCTCTGTACGTCGCTCTCGCTCAGCGCAAAGAGGAGCGCAAAGCCCACCTCACCAACCAGTACATGCAGCGAATAGCGGGCATGAGGGCCATGCCGGCCAATGCCATCATCAATCAGTTCCAGCCCACCAGCGGCTACTTCATGCCCGCCGTGCCTCAG GCCCAGAACAGGACCACATACTATGCACCAAACCAGCTGGCTCAGATGCGACCCAACCCACGGTGGCAGCAGCAAGGTGGTAGAGGTCAAG GAGGTTTCCAAGGAATGTCAAACTCGCTTCGACAGCCTGGACCCCGTGCCAACCTTAGACACATGACTCCTAGCAGTGGCGCACAGGGCCCACGAG GTGCTGGTCAGATCATGGGTCCTCGTCAGTCAATGGGAGTCCCCAGGGCCATGCCTCCTTATAAATATGCCACCAGTGTCCGTAACCCCAATCCCCAAGTGGTGCAACCTATTGCTTTACAGCAG GTTCAGCCAGCTGTGCACGTTCAGGGCCAGGAGCCTCTCACAGCCTCCATGCTGGCTGCTGCACCTCCTCAGGAGCAGAAGCAGATGTTAG GAGAGCGTCTGTTCCCGCTGATTCAGGCCATGCATGCCAACCTGGCGGGAAAGATCACCGGCATGCTGCTGGAAATCGACAACTCTGAGCTACTGCACATGCTGGAGTCGCATGAATCTCTCCGTTCAAAG gtGGAGGAAGCTGTCGCAGTGCTGCAGGCCCACCAAGCGAAGAAGGATGCCACCCAGAAAGTAGGCGGCATGGCAAACACTGCCCCTGCTACATCCTAA
- the tmem54a gene encoding transmembrane protein 54a isoform X2, whose amino-acid sequence MKMGLTLVLVGHVNFLLGALVHGAVLRHIVVQTRVRTLVYAISNIIAIVAGLMGIITGIIVIVLSKNKKNRTLTWVLLVFSILAGFLGVISAVGVSFCLVKAFIHKEESILKRYCNFFDQDFGSATITKECPFDPTRIYATSIILWMPLIVMCIVEAVFTFRCFAACTSFLYLCPCRKEPLQAKRVRIQRKAEILTPLPDLEPRAGAEEEPEEQDELLHSGEMQNEWV is encoded by the exons ATGAAGATGGGGCTGACCCTGGTGCTCGTGGGCCATGTCAACTTTCTTCTGGGAGCACTGGTGCACGGCGCTGTGCTCAGACACATCGTCGTGCAGACTCGGGTCCGGACTCTTGTGTACGCCATCTCTAACATCATTGCCATTGTGGCAGGCTTGATG GGTATCATTACCGGGATAATTGTTATTGTTCTGTCcaagaacaagaaaaacaggACCCTG ACGTGGGTTCTGCTGGTCTTCAGCATCCTGGCAGGTTTCTTAGGAGTCATCTCTGCCGTGGGCgtgtctttttgtttggttAAAGCTTTCATCCACAAAGAAGAGAGCATTCTAAAAAGATACTGCAATTTCTTTGATCAAGACTTTGGCTCAGCAACCATTACAAAAGAATGTCCCTTCGATCCAACTCGAATCTAT GCAACCAGCATCATTCTTTGGATGCCTCTCATCGTGATGTGCATCGTGGAAGCAGTGTTCACCTTTCGCTGCTTTGCTGCCTGCACTTCCTTCCTGTACCTGTGTCCGTGCAGGAAGGAACCGCTGCAGGCTAAGAGG GTTAGAATCCAAAGAAAAGCCGAAATCCTAACACCGCTCCCAGATCTAGAGCCAAGAGCTGGAGCTGAAGAGGAGCCTGAAGAGCAGGATGAACTGCTGCACAGCGGAGAGATGCAGAACGAATGGGTCTAA
- the LOC124855974 gene encoding probable histone deacetylase 1-B produces the protein MAFTSQGTKKKVCYYYDGDVGNYYYGQGHPMKPHRIRMTHNLLLNYGLYRKMEIYRPHKASGEEMTKYHSDDYIRFLRSIRPDNMSEYSKQMQRFNVGEDCPVFDGLFEFCQLSAGGSVAGAVKLNKQQTDIAINWAGGLHHAKKSEASGFCYVNDIVLAILELLKYHQRVLYIDIDIHHGDGVEEAFYTTDRVMTVSFHKYGEYFPGTGDLRDIGAGKGKYYAVNYPLRDGIDDESYEAIFKPIMAKVMEMYQPSAVVLQCGADSLSGDRLGCFNLTIKGHAKCVEYIKSFNLPLLMLGGGGYTIRNVARCWTFETAVALDSSIPNELPYNDYFEYFGPDFKLHISPSNMTNQNTNDYLEKIKQRLFENLRMLPHAPGVQMQAIPEDAVQEDSGDEDEDPNKRISIRAHDKRIACEEEFSDSEDEGEGSRRNTASYKKTKRTKTEGEKEAEEKKKGTEETKEVKEEEKVPEEDKMDTSKPNEEPKTP, from the exons ATGGCATTTACCTCCCAAGGCACAAAGAAAAAAGTTTGCTACTACTATGATG GTGATGTCGGAAATTACTACTATGGTCAGGGCCATCCCATGAAGCCTCACCGAATCCGCATGACGCACAACCTACTGCTCAACTATGGCCTCTACAGAAAGATGGAGATATAT cgTCCACACAAAGCCAGCGGAGAGGAGATGACCAAGTATCACAGTGATGATTACATCAGGTTCTTGCGCTCGATCAGGCCGGACAACATGTCAGAATACAGCAAACAGATGCAGAGAT TTAATGTGGGTGAGGACTGTCCGGTCTTTGATGGCTTGTTCGAGTTCTGCCAGCTCTCAGCAGGGGGATCCGTCG CGGGTGCTGTGAAGCTGAACAAACAGCAGACAGACATCGCCATCAACTGGGCCGGAGGGCTTCATCACGCCAAGAAGTCGGAAGCCTCTGGGTTTTGCTACGTCAACGACATTGTACTGGCCATCCTGGAGTTACTGAA ATACCACCAGAGGGTTCTGTACATCGATATTGACATCCATCATGGAGATGGTGTGGAGGAGGCTTTTTACACAACGGACCGTGTCATGACCGTGTCCTTCCACAAGTATGGAGAGTACTTCCCAGGCACTGGTGACCTCAGG GACATTGGTGCTGGAAAGGGTAAATATTATGCTGTAAATTATCCACTGAGAGATGGGATTGACGATGAATCATATGAAGCCATTTTCAAACCT aTCATGGCGAAGGTGATGGAGATGTATCAGCCCAGTGCAGTGGTCCTCCAGTGTGGAGCTGACTCTCTGTCAGGGGACAGACTGGGCTGTTTCAACCTCACCATTAAAG GCCATGCCAAGTGTGTGGAGTACATAAAGAGCTTCAACCTGCCGTTGCTGATGCTTGGAGGAGGCGGCTATACCATCCGTAATGTGGCACGTTGCTGGACATTCGAGACTGCCGTGGCCCTTGATAGCTCCATACCCAACG AGCTTCCATACAATGACTACTTTGAGTACTTTGGACCAGACTTCAAGTTGCACATCAGCCCCTCCAACATGACCAATCAGAACACAAACGACTACCTGGAGAAGATCAA GCAGCGGTTATTTGAGAACCTGCGAATGTTGCCTCATGCCCCGGGAGTCCAGATGCAAGCCATCCCAGAAGACGCTGTGCAGGAGGACAGTGGCGACGAAGACGAGGATCCAAACAAGCGCATATCTA TCCGTGCTCACGACAAAAGGATAGCGTGTGAGGAAGAGTTTTCGGATTCGGAGGACGAAGGTGAAGGAAGTCGCAGAAATACAGCCAGCTACAAGAAAACCAAAAGGACCAAAACTGAAGGAGAGAAGGAggcagaagagaagaagaaaggtACCGAGGAAACAAAAG AAGTAAAAGAAGAAGAGAAGGTACCAGAGGAGGATAAAATGGACACATCAAA GCCAAATGAGGAGCCCAAGACACCTTGA
- the zpcx gene encoding zona pellucida protein C: MGTLPGLLCICLWHIIAVQSFWRPEDAMFPQDFQEPFDNNWLFPSERNLDFPSFDTIFSSLLKWTPDLHMLAEFPPILNVPRVQVFCDETKLTLLVDKKVFGLTLTEEEIQLGNGCYSNEEEPDQLVFIYNLDQCGTTPVLQNGLQMFTNFLHLNLKKTPPTWWQTLPSIKVSCIPKRFYPDRNFISEPPLTVKKSYIQAMKPSWTETEESNVYQRGLVVRLQVSAEAKPGQQLFIHSCFVSASPEPQARPRHAVILNKGCASSLGSPHTVALFAATNRADVVNFMLNTSYLISELYVHCSIVLSDLGVNLASKSCNYNVTSSQWEELSGNAEVCACCNSKCKGPSIKNLPDDTKGVVSIGPLIIGDDWELTPALPPLDASGSSLPTTMRAGTPGLGKDRSSSLTHRVS, encoded by the exons ATGGGTACATTGCCGGGACTTCTTTGTATTTGTCTTTGGCACATTATTGCTGTTCAGTCTTTTTGGAGGCCTGAAGATGCCATGTTTCCTCAGGATTTTCAAGAACCATTTGATAACAATTGGCTCTTTCCGTCTGAAAGAAACTTGGATTTTCCATCATTTGATACTATCTTCAGCTCTTTGCTGAAATGGACCCCTGACCTGCACATGCTGGCTGAATTCCCTCCCATTCTGAATGTTCCCAGAGTCCAGGTGTTTTGTGATGAAACCAAACTAACTCTGCTGGTTGACAAGAAAGTGTTTGGCCTCACTTTAACTGAAGAAGAGATACAGCTGGGCAATGGCTGCTACAGTAACGAGGAGGAACCGGATCAACTTGTGTTCATTTATAACTTGGATCAATGTGGAACAACACCTGTG CTCCAGAATGGTTTGCAGATGTTCACCAACTTCCTCCACTTGAATCTCAAGAAAACACCACCTACCTGGTGGCAAACTCTCCCATCAATCAAAGTCTCCTGCATCCCAAAAAG gttttaCCCAGATCGTAACTTTATCTCTGAACCACCCTTGACAGTGAAGAAATCTTACATCCAAGCCATGAAAC catCCTGGACAGAAACGGAAGAGTCTAATGTCTACCAAAGAGGCCTTGTAGTCAGACTGCAGGTATCTGCTGAAGCTAAACCTGGTCAGCAGCTTTTCATCCATTCCTGCTTTGTCTCGGCATCTCCTGAACCCCAGGCTAGACCAAGGCATGCAGTCATACTAAACAAAGG GTGTGCATCCTCACTGGGTTCTCCACATACTGTTGCTCTGTTTGCAGCCACCAACAGAGCTGATGTGGTTAATTTCATGCTGAATACATCTTATCTCATTTCTGAG CTGTACGTCCACTGTAGTATAGTCCTGTCAGATCTGGGAGTAAATTTGGCATCAAAATCCTGCAACTACAACGTGACTAGTTCACA ATGGGAGGAACTAAGTGGCAATGCAGAGGTCTGTGCCTGCTGTAACTCAAAGTGTAAAGGCCCATCAATAAAGAACCTTCCTGACG ATACCAAGGGAGTCGTCAGCATTGGCCCCTTGATCATTGGGGATGATTGGGAGTTAACTCCTGCACTTCCACCACTTGATGCATCTGGCTCCTCTCTACCAACCACCATGAGGGCTGGCACTCCTGGTCTTGGAAAAGACAGGAGCTCCAGTCTTACCCACAGGGTGTCTTAG
- the tmem54a gene encoding transmembrane protein 54a isoform X1 gives MVNSGVCCSNLRENKALMKMGLTLVLVGHVNFLLGALVHGAVLRHIVVQTRVRTLVYAISNIIAIVAGLMGIITGIIVIVLSKNKKNRTLTWVLLVFSILAGFLGVISAVGVSFCLVKAFIHKEESILKRYCNFFDQDFGSATITKECPFDPTRIYATSIILWMPLIVMCIVEAVFTFRCFAACTSFLYLCPCRKEPLQAKRVRIQRKAEILTPLPDLEPRAGAEEEPEEQDELLHSGEMQNEWV, from the exons ATGGTCAATTCAG GAGTATGCTGTTCCAACCTCAGAGAAAACAAAGCCTTGATGAAGATGGGGCTGACCCTGGTGCTCGTGGGCCATGTCAACTTTCTTCTGGGAGCACTGGTGCACGGCGCTGTGCTCAGACACATCGTCGTGCAGACTCGGGTCCGGACTCTTGTGTACGCCATCTCTAACATCATTGCCATTGTGGCAGGCTTGATG GGTATCATTACCGGGATAATTGTTATTGTTCTGTCcaagaacaagaaaaacaggACCCTG ACGTGGGTTCTGCTGGTCTTCAGCATCCTGGCAGGTTTCTTAGGAGTCATCTCTGCCGTGGGCgtgtctttttgtttggttAAAGCTTTCATCCACAAAGAAGAGAGCATTCTAAAAAGATACTGCAATTTCTTTGATCAAGACTTTGGCTCAGCAACCATTACAAAAGAATGTCCCTTCGATCCAACTCGAATCTAT GCAACCAGCATCATTCTTTGGATGCCTCTCATCGTGATGTGCATCGTGGAAGCAGTGTTCACCTTTCGCTGCTTTGCTGCCTGCACTTCCTTCCTGTACCTGTGTCCGTGCAGGAAGGAACCGCTGCAGGCTAAGAGG GTTAGAATCCAAAGAAAAGCCGAAATCCTAACACCGCTCCCAGATCTAGAGCCAAGAGCTGGAGCTGAAGAGGAGCCTGAAGAGCAGGATGAACTGCTGCACAGCGGAGAGATGCAGAACGAATGGGTCTAA